The stretch of DNA GCCCCACTTCTCCTGCAAGAGCTTCGAGAGCTGGGCCGCCTCGAGCAGCGTGAGTCCGTCCAGCTTCTCGGCAATCTCTTCGATGTTCGTCGCCATGTGTCCTCGGCCTCCGTTGATGCTGCTGTTGATTGTTCTGATAGGGAGCCGCGCTACTCCGCGGCGCCCTGCTTGCTCCTGGCTTCGAGCACGCGAACGAGCTCACCCTGCACCGCGGTGAGCAGCGTGACGATCTTCCCCATGGGGCCCTGCACTGCGCCCACGATCTGGGCGCGCAGGGCGTCCTTCGACGGCAGATCCGCGAGCGACTTGAGCGCCGCCGGCTCCAGGACCTTGCCCTCGACGATCCCCACCTTGATGGTGAGGGCGGGGTTGTTCCTCAGGAAGGCCTGCAGCGCCTTCGCCACCGGCACC from Candidatus Methylomirabilota bacterium encodes:
- the rplJ gene encoding 50S ribosomal protein L10, producing MANAEKTESVQELKERFNGVHTAVLTEYRGLTVRQLSDLRKQLKGAAAEYKVVKNRLARIAIKDSPLDGLGKHLTGPTGVAYTKKDPVPVAKALQAFLRNNPALTIKVGIVEGKVLEPAALKSLADLPSKDALRAQIVGAVQGPMGKIVTLLTAVQGELVRVLEARSKQGAAE